A stretch of Buteo buteo chromosome 9, bButBut1.hap1.1, whole genome shotgun sequence DNA encodes these proteins:
- the LOC142034819 gene encoding amine oxidase [copper-containing] 3-like, translating to MNVKTALILLVLALATIFALVCVLLTRGRAPSTCQHQPSEQEDTDDGQSLVFADLTPEEMVQVVRYLQGNLGVQLVDASRAKPSDNCIASVDLEVPAKAEVLRFLDGGGARPPREALAVLYFGNQPDPNITEYVVGPLPMPAYHRDVTVQKYGGKVPYHRRPVTGKEYMDINALIQRELRKAPRFLAACCESDGTDLAILTTAPRGFKSGDRATWFVLFHSVAGTGYYLLPVGLEVLVEHRDLHVSHWQLRQVFYNGRYFASMGVLEEAFVASLLEVVRIPKPQAEAVLGSMRPQRPPGSPGPLQYEPQGPRYSIRGNRVTFQGWSIAFGMNPNSGPRLFDIRYRGERIVYELSLQEALALYGSNCPGGMLTRYLDGSFGIGRFAYELVRGLDCPYTATYVDRHYLAESETPKTNQNSLCIFEHDAALPLRRHFSDSQSLYYGGLRKNTLVIRAISTLINYDYIWDFMFHGSGAVEVRVHATGYISSSFLHGRGTDYGNRVGPHTLGTMHLHHIHYKVDLDVDGQLNSLETQDMAYKIMKEPWSMQNTIERLYLRRERLEREDEAAFLLNNPMPRYLSFASPNPNKWGHPRSYRIQITSFAGEHLPASSPMERSISWGRYQLAVTRRKEGEPTSTSIYNQNDPWTPTVAFADFINNETITNEDLVAWISVGFLHVPHAEDVPNTVTVGNGVGFFLRPYNYFDEDPSVDSPDSIYFSSEQDAGACGANPLACLPPAAACAPHLPPFRYGGFLNLSLPLPPGGL from the exons ATGAACGTGAAAACCGCGCTCATCCTCCTCGTTCTGGCTTTAGCCACGATATTTGCTTTAGTCTGTGTGTTGCTGACAAGAGGAAGGGCCCCCAGCAcctgccagcaccagccctCGGAGCAGGAGGACACCGATGATGGCCAGAGCCTGGTCTTTGCCGATCTCACACCTGAAGAGATGGTGCAAGTGGTGCGGTACCTGCAGGGAAACCTTGGGGTGCAGCTGGTTGATGCTTCACGTGCAAAACCCTCCGACAACTGCATCGCCTCCGTCGACCTGGAGGTCCCCGCCAAGGCGGAGGTGCTGCGGTTCCTGGATGGTGGAGGGGCTCGTCCCCCCCGGGAGGCGCTGGCTGTGCTGTACTTTGGGAACCAGCCAGACCCCAACATCACCGAGTATGTGGTGGGTCCGCTGCCGATGCCGGCATATCACCGGGATGTCACGGTACAGAAGTATGGGGGGAAGGTACCGTACCACCGCAGACCTGTTACCGGCAAGGAGTACATGGATATCAACGCCCTCATCCAGCGGGAGCTGAGAAAGGCACCACGCTTCCTCGCCGCATGCTGTGAGTCTGACGGGACTGACCTGGCTATCCTCACGACGGCCCCACGGGGCTTCAAGTCCGGTGACCGTGCAACCTGGTTTGTCCTCTTCCACAGCGTGGCTGGCACCGGCTACTACCTCTTGCCGGtggggctggaggtgctggtggaGCACAGGGACCTCCATGTCTCCCACTGGCAGCTGCGCCAAGTCTTCTACAATGGTCGGTACTTTGCCAGCATGGGAGTTCTAGAGGAGGCATTTGTGGCCAGCTTGCTGGAAGTCGTCAGGATCCCGAAGCCCCAGGCTGAAGCAGTGCTGGGCTCGATGAGACCCCAGCGCCCACCCGGCTCCCCAGGTCCACTGCAGTATGAGCCCCAGGGTCCCCGCTATAGCATCAGGGGCAACCGTGTCACCTTCCAGGGCTGGAGCATTGCCTTTGGCATGAACCCCAACTCTGGCCCGCGACTCTTTGACATCAGGTACCGTGGGGAGAGGATTGTCTATGAGCTGAGTCTCCAGGAAGCCTTAGCCCTGTATGGCTCCAACTGCCCCGGGGGCATGCTGACCCGCTACCTTGATGGGAGCTTTGGCATCGGCAGGTTTGCCTATGAGCTTGTCCGGGGCCTCGACTGCCCCTACACAGCGACCTACGTGGACCGGCACTACCTGGCAGAGTCAGagacccccaaaaccaaccaaaattCACTCTGCATTTTTGAGCATGACGCTGCCCTCCCTCTGCGGCGCCACTTCTCTGACTCACAGTCCTTGTACTACGGAGGGCTGCGGAAAAACACACTGGTCATCCGTGCCATCTCCACTCTCATCAACTACGACTACATCTGGGACTTCATGTTCCACGGCAGTGGGGCTGTGGAGGTCCGGGTTCATGCCACCGGCTACATCAGCTCCTCCTTCCTCCACGGCCGAGGCACTGACTATGGCAACAGGGTTGGGCCCCACACGCTGGGGACGATGCACCTCCACCACATCCACTACAAGGTGGACCTGGATGTCGATG GGCAGCTGAACTCCCTGGAGACCCAGGACATGGCGTACAAGATCATGAAAGAACCCTGGAGCATGCAGAACACCATTGAGCGGCTGTACCTCCGCAGGGaaaggctggagagggaggacgAGGCGGCGTTCCTGCTCAACAACCCCATGCCGCGCTACCTCTCCTTTGCCAGCCCCAATCCCAATAAGTGGGGACATCCGCGCAGCTACCGGATCCAGATCACCAGCTTCGCCGGGGAGCACCTGCCCGCCAGCAGTCCCATGGAGAGGTCCATCAGCTGGGGCAG GTACCAGCTGGCCGTCACCCGGCGGAAGGAGGGGGagcccaccagcaccagcatcTACAACCAGAACGACCCCTGGACGCCCACCGTCGCCTTCGCTGACTTCATCAACAACGAGACCATCACCAACGAG gaCCTGGTCGCCTGGATCTCTGTGGGGTTCCTGCACGTCCCCCATGCTGAAGATGTCCCCAATACGGTGACCGTGGGGAACGGTGTTGGCTTTTTCCTGAGGCCCTACAACTACTTCGATGAGGACCCCTCGGTGGACTCGCCCGACAGCATCTATTTCAGCAGCGAGCAGGATGCCGGGGCATGCGGGGCCAACCCCCTcgcctgcctgccccccgccgcTGCTTGCgccccccacctgccccccTTCCGCTACGGGGGCTTCCTCAACCTCAGCCTGCCACTGCCGCCCGGTGGGCTCTGA